The Ancylobacter sp. SL191 nucleotide sequence GCCGGAAGCCCCGCCACCAGCGCCAGCGCGGCGCGCGGGTCGAGCCGGCCATCATAGAGCGCGCGGCCGGTAATGGCGCCTTCGAGCTTGCGCGCGCGCGGCTCCAGCAGCGCCTTCACATCGTCCAGCGAGGCGAGGCCACCGGAGGCGATGACGGGAATCGAGATCGCCTCGGCGAGCGCTATGGTGGCGTCGAGATTCAGGCCCTTGAGCAGGCCGTCGCGGGCGATGTCGGTGTAGATGATGGCAGAGACGCCGGCATCCTCGAAACGCTGGGCCAGCTCCAGCGCGGTAAGGTCGGAGGTCTCGGCCCAGCCTTCCACCGCGACGCGCCCGTCCTTGGCATCAAGGCCCACCGCGACGCGGCCGGGATGGAGGCGCGCGGCTTCCTTCACGAAAGCGGGGTCACGCACGGCGGCGGTGCCGAGAATCACGCGGGTGATGCCCTTGGACAGCCAGCCTTCCACCGCCGCGAGATCGCGGATA carries:
- the hisA gene encoding 1-(5-phosphoribosyl)-5-[(5-phosphoribosylamino)methylideneamino]imidazole-4-carboxamide isomerase yields the protein MILFPAIDLKDGKCVRLQQGDMARATIFNHDPAQQAAQFEEQGFRYLHIVDLDGAFAGKAVNAQAVERILETIAMPVQLGGGIRDLAAVEGWLSKGITRVILGTAAVRDPAFVKEAARLHPGRVAVGLDAKDGRVAVEGWAETSDLTALELAQRFEDAGVSAIIYTDIARDGLLKGLNLDATIALAEAISIPVIASGGLASLDDVKALLEPRARKLEGAITGRALYDGRLDPRAALALVAGLPA